The stretch of DNA AGCGCACCTCCGGGCTCGGATCCCAGGCCGTCGACTGGCGAATGCCTTTGAAGAAGCCGCCCCCGGCCTCGATATGCGCAACCAGCACCTCCTCCACGGAGGCGCCTTCGGTGAGATCCGCGCGGCTGACAATGCCTGCGCAAAGCCCGATCGGACCATATTTTCCTGCCGCGCTGTCCCGGGCGATCTCAGCGAAGAACTCGGTCTCGCCCACCGGCTTCATATTCTCTGGCCCGGTGGTGCGATAGCGCTCGGTGCAATCAACGAACACCGTGGCGCGCACATTGTGACCGGATCGAGCATCCGCCAGCATCTCTTCCGCCATGTAGCGGGTGCGTGGCGCGTCCCACAAATGGTGATGCGCATCGATCACCGGCAGATCCGGCTCGATGATCTCTTCCTGGCGCTTGCCGAGCCAAGCCGGATCGCCCGGTGGCAATATCGCATCGGAAGTCATTGGCTTGTCAGCCATACCTATCGCCCCTCCCTTGATATGATCAGCCCTCGGCGGAGCAGCCGCGAGAAATGGACCCGGCGAGAGTCGCGGAGCAATCCCGTGTTCCGACCGTTAACATTCACAGCCGAATGTTTTTTGTCAAGAACGCGATCAGACAACCATCGGCTCCCTGGGAACCCTCCCGCATTCTCTCTGTAGAACGCGGCGGCGTTGGTCGGCCTGCGCCTGTTCAGTAACGCTTCGAAAGAAACTGTCTCCCATCACATCAGCGCTTGACAAAAAGCATGCTTGTCTGAATGTTTCAGGCCAGTAACATCGTCAACCTGTGCCATGGCAGCGGCTCGGGGCACGGCATAGAGAACAGACAGGGAAACCGCAGGCCGGAGCCCGAGCCCCAGGGAGGATTTCCATGCGCTTTTCAAGAACGCTTCTCGCGGCGATTTCACTCTTCGCCGTCGCAGCCCAATCACCGGCGACTTTCGCTCAGAGCGCGCCTGTCGATGACGTCAAGGTGGGCGTGCTCACTGACATGTCGAGCGTCTTTTCCGACTTGGTCGGCAAAGGCTCCGTGATCGCAGCCCAGATGGCGATTGACGATTTCGTCGCGGCCGAGAAGCCCGATTTCAAGGTCTCCATGATCTCTGCGGACCACACCAGCAAGGCGGACGTGGCCTCGAACGTCGCGCGCCAATGGATCGACCAGGAGGGCGTTGATGTCATCACCGACATTGCCGGCGCCTCCGTCACGCTTGCGGTATCGAAGGTGGGTGCAGAGAAGAACAAGATCGTCCTTGCAACCGCCTCGGGCCAGAACAGCCTGACCAGCGAGGATTGCCAGCCGACGGCCCTTCACTGGACCTACAACACGCGCGCGGTCTCCGGCACCACCGCCCGCGCCGTCACCAAGGAAGGCGGCAACAAGTGGTTCTTCATCACGGCTGATTATGCGGGTGGCCGCTCCCTTCAGGAAGATGCAACCGAAGGCGTGCTCGCCGAGGGCGGCGAGGTCGTTGGTTCGATCAAGCACCCCTTCAACAGCCAGGACTTCTCCTCCCAGCTGCTCACCGCCCAGACCTCCGGCGCCAACGTGGTGGCCTTCGCCAATTCGGGCCCGGAGTTCGTGAACGGCACCAAGCAAGCGATCGAATACGGCATTAACACCCAGGCGAAGCTCGTCGGCCTGCTGCCATATGTGACCGACATCCACACCTTGGGCCTTGAAGCAACCCAGGGCATGTATGTGACCGATCCCGCTTATTGGGACCGCAACGATGCCACCCGGGCCTGGTCGAAGCGCTTCTTCGAGAAACACGGCAAGATGCCGACCTATGTCCAGGCAGGCCTCTATTCCGGCATCATGCATTACCTGAAGGCGGTCAAGGCCGCTGGTACGACCGACACGGAAGCCGTTCTCGCCAAGATGCGCGAGATGCCGATCAATGACGCGTTCACCGACAATGCCAAGCTGCGCGAGGACAACATGGTCGTTCGCGACATGTATGTTTACAAGGTGAAGGCGCCGGCGGACTCGAAGGGTGAATGGGACCTCTACGAGTATCAATACACCGTCCCCGGTGATCAGGCTTTCCGCCCGCTCTCCGAGAGCAAATGCCCCCTTCTCGCGAAGAACAAAGGCTGATCCACGCGAGATTGCCGCTGCGCGGGCAGCAGATGCCCGCCTGCCTCCTGTCCCCTCCAGGAAACGGGCCTATGCAGAACCAGCTTCATTCAGGCGGCACGGTCGGCCGCCTCATTATTGATGCCATTACCCGCTTTGCCGATCGCCCCGTTCTCGCCGACGGCCACGTGGCCTGGACCTATCGCGAGCTGGGCCGGCAGATCGGGCTTTACATGGCCTTCTACCGCTCGCTGGGCCTAGGCAAAGGCTCCGGCATCGCCATGGTGACGGGGAACCGTGCCGAAGCCTGGGCTTCGGTCTGCGCCGCCAATATCTTGGGCATGCGTCATACCCATCTCCATCCCATGGCAGGCGAGGATGATCACGCCCAGATCATCGATGATGCCAAGGCCAATGTTCTGGTCGTCGACGGCCGCCGGTTCGCCGCCCGCGGCCAGGCGCTCAAAGCCCGCTGCCGCAGCCTTGAGCATCTCGTGTCTTTCGGCCCGGTCGAGGGGGCTCATGACATCACGGCGGCCGCAGAGACGCTCGAGCCCGCGGAGCTCGTCGAGGAGAACGAGCCCGAGGACACCGTCCTCCTCACCTATACCGGCGGCACCACCGGCCGCTCCAAGGGCATCATGCTGCCCCACCGGGCGCTGGCCGCCATGACGCTCACCATTGCCGGTGAATGGGAATGGCCGAGCACACTGCGCTATCTTGCCATGACGCCGATCAGCCATTCGGCCGGGATCAAGCTCTACCCTATCATGCTGCGCGGCGGCTATGCGCGCATGATCGACGGCTTTGACAAGCAGACCTTCTGTGAGGTGGTCGAGGCCGAGCGCATCACCGCGACCTTTCTCGTTCCCACCATCATCACCACCCTCCTCCAGGACCGCGCTCTGCTCCAGCGCCATGATCTCTCATCCCTCGAGCTGATCATCTATGGCGCTGCCCCCATGTCCCCCGACCGCCTGCGTGAGGCAACCGAGCTCTTCGGCCCGGTCTTCATGCAGCTCTATGGCCAGTCGGAAGCGCCGGAATGCATCACCACCCTGC from Rhodoligotrophos sp. CJ14 encodes:
- a CDS encoding ABC transporter substrate-binding protein; the encoded protein is MRFSRTLLAAISLFAVAAQSPATFAQSAPVDDVKVGVLTDMSSVFSDLVGKGSVIAAQMAIDDFVAAEKPDFKVSMISADHTSKADVASNVARQWIDQEGVDVITDIAGASVTLAVSKVGAEKNKIVLATASGQNSLTSEDCQPTALHWTYNTRAVSGTTARAVTKEGGNKWFFITADYAGGRSLQEDATEGVLAEGGEVVGSIKHPFNSQDFSSQLLTAQTSGANVVAFANSGPEFVNGTKQAIEYGINTQAKLVGLLPYVTDIHTLGLEATQGMYVTDPAYWDRNDATRAWSKRFFEKHGKMPTYVQAGLYSGIMHYLKAVKAAGTTDTEAVLAKMREMPINDAFTDNAKLREDNMVVRDMYVYKVKAPADSKGEWDLYEYQYTVPGDQAFRPLSESKCPLLAKNKG
- a CDS encoding AMP-binding protein translates to MQNQLHSGGTVGRLIIDAITRFADRPVLADGHVAWTYRELGRQIGLYMAFYRSLGLGKGSGIAMVTGNRAEAWASVCAANILGMRHTHLHPMAGEDDHAQIIDDAKANVLVVDGRRFAARGQALKARCRSLEHLVSFGPVEGAHDITAAAETLEPAELVEENEPEDTVLLTYTGGTTGRSKGIMLPHRALAAMTLTIAGEWEWPSTLRYLAMTPISHSAGIKLYPIMLRGGYARMIDGFDKQTFCEVVEAERITATFLVPTIITTLLQDRALLQRHDLSSLELIIYGAAPMSPDRLREATELFGPVFMQLYGQSEAPECITTLRRADHDLSRPERLGSCGKPTALCEVKLLDSELNEVALGEPGEICVRGPLVMNGYWGLPELTAETFRGGWLHTGDVARRDAEGYLYIVDRTKDMIISGGFNIYPREVEDVLASHPAVVSAGVIGVPDPKWGEAVKAFVTLRDGRSATEAELQAFVKERRGAPWSPKSVEFVTELPLTGLGKLDRKALRAPYWEGQTRAVS